From a region of the Nostoc sp. UHCC 0870 genome:
- a CDS encoding filamentous hemagglutinin N-terminal domain-containing protein codes for MTPDLTLPNNSTTTLDGNTRIIEGGTQVGNNLFHSFQDFSILTGTSVHFKNGLDVQNIITRITGGSVSNIDGLISANGTANLFLINPSGIVFGPNARLDIGGSFLATTADAIEFPNGSFSATNPQAPLLTIDIPIGLRFNGNSGSITVEGAGQGLIAPSSLFSPTIPNNNSLHLSVNEKQTLALLADKITLEGANLASQSGNIELGSINSGFINLIPASNGWSFNYEGVSHFDDINISKQSLINASGNPGGLVQAHGANIDLQDGSI; via the coding sequence ATGACCCCTGATCTAACTCTGCCTAATAATTCCACCACCACATTAGATGGAAACACCAGAATTATCGAAGGGGGAACTCAAGTAGGAAATAATCTTTTCCACAGTTTTCAGGACTTCTCCATACTTACAGGAACTAGCGTTCACTTCAAAAATGGGCTAGATGTGCAGAACATCATCACTCGAATTACTGGTGGTTCTGTATCTAATATTGATGGATTAATTAGTGCTAACGGTACAGCTAATCTGTTTTTAATTAACCCCAGTGGCATCGTCTTTGGCCCTAATGCTCGTTTGGATATCGGTGGTTCGTTTTTGGCTACTACCGCCGATGCTATTGAGTTCCCTAATGGTTCTTTTAGTGCTACTAATCCTCAAGCACCGCTACTCACAATTGATATTCCTATTGGTTTGAGGTTTAATGGCAACTCTGGAAGTATTACGGTGGAGGGAGCAGGACAAGGGTTGATTGCTCCTAGTTCACTCTTTTCACCCACTATTCCAAATAATAATTCACTGCATTTATCTGTAAATGAAAAGCAAACATTAGCTTTACTGGCTGACAAAATCACTTTAGAGGGGGCTAATTTAGCCTCTCAAAGTGGAAATATTGAGTTAGGCAGTATAAATTCAGGTTTTATTAACCTTATTCCCGCTTCTAACGGCTGGTCTTTTAATTATGAAGGAGTATCCCACTTCGACGATATTAATATTTCTAAGCAATCTCTAATTAATGCAAGTGGCAATCCCGGTGGATTGGTTCAAGCACACGGAGCCAATATTGATTTGCAAGATGGTTCAATCTAG
- a CDS encoding SDR family oxidoreductase: MGKLILITGVSKGLGYAMTEGFIKQGHTVIGCARSKEAIEKIKNSFSAPNDFTTVDVADEQQVEKWAVEVLSKYEPPDILINNAAIINHPAPLWEIPSEEFSKLIDINIKGVVNIIRHFVPAMVQKQQGIIVKFSSEWGRSTSAEVAPYCASKWAIEGLTQSLAQELPVGMAAIPLNPGIIHTDMLTISLGESAASYTPVSQWTLKAVPFILKLKPKDNGIPLTIPG; the protein is encoded by the coding sequence ATGGGCAAGCTGATTTTGATAACGGGTGTAAGCAAAGGTCTAGGATATGCTATGACCGAAGGTTTTATAAAGCAGGGGCATACAGTGATTGGTTGCGCTCGTTCTAAAGAGGCGATTGAGAAAATAAAAAACAGTTTTAGTGCGCCCAATGACTTTACAACTGTAGACGTAGCGGATGAGCAGCAAGTAGAAAAATGGGCAGTAGAGGTACTAAGTAAATATGAGCCACCAGATATACTGATCAATAACGCGGCAATTATTAATCATCCAGCACCTTTGTGGGAGATACCATCCGAAGAATTTTCAAAGTTAATAGATATCAACATCAAAGGAGTAGTCAATATAATCCGTCATTTTGTGCCAGCAATGGTACAAAAGCAGCAAGGTATTATCGTCAAATTTAGTTCTGAGTGGGGACGTTCCACCTCAGCTGAGGTTGCACCTTACTGTGCTTCCAAGTGGGCAATAGAAGGATTAACACAGTCTTTGGCACAAGAATTGCCTGTGGGTATGGCAGCAATCCCTTTGAATCCAGGGATTATTCATACAGATATGCTGACGATCAGCTTGGGAGAATCAGCAGCCTCTTATACACCAGTATCTCAATGGACATTGAAAGCTGTCCCATTTATTCTAAAGCTGAAACCCAAAGATAATGGTATTCCCCTAACTATTCCCGGATGA
- the rpaB gene encoding response regulator transcription factor RpaB, whose product MESRAEKILVVDDEASIRRILETRLSMIGYDVVTASDGKEALDTFRLSAPDLVVLDVMMPKLDGYGVCQELRKESDIPIILLTALADVADRITGLELGADDYIVKPFSPKELEARIRSVLRRRVNKTSSGGFPSSGVIQAENLKIDTNKRQIYRGDERIRLTGVEYSLLELLVSHSGKSFSRAEILQQVWGYGAEQHADTRVVDVHISRLRSKLENDPDNPEYILTSRGTGYFFQRITQAEHD is encoded by the coding sequence TTGGAAAGCCGAGCAGAAAAAATCCTGGTAGTAGACGACGAAGCAAGTATTCGCCGGATTTTGGAGACGCGCCTTTCAATGATTGGCTACGATGTCGTCACAGCAAGTGATGGCAAAGAGGCACTAGACACGTTTCGCTTGTCTGCCCCGGACTTAGTAGTTTTAGACGTGATGATGCCGAAGTTAGATGGTTACGGTGTTTGTCAAGAACTACGCAAGGAATCTGATATCCCAATTATTCTTCTGACAGCATTGGCAGATGTTGCAGACCGCATTACTGGTTTAGAATTAGGAGCGGATGATTACATTGTCAAACCATTTTCGCCCAAAGAACTAGAAGCGCGAATTCGCTCAGTTTTGCGACGGCGAGTCAATAAAACAAGTAGTGGGGGTTTTCCCAGTTCAGGGGTAATCCAAGCAGAAAATCTCAAAATTGATACAAATAAACGACAAATCTATAGGGGGGACGAGCGGATTCGCTTGACAGGGGTAGAATACAGCTTGTTGGAGCTACTGGTGAGTCACAGTGGAAAATCGTTTTCCCGTGCAGAGATATTGCAGCAAGTGTGGGGTTATGGTGCAGAACAACACGCGGATACTCGCGTAGTGGATGTACATATCTCAAGGTTACGCTCGAAATTAGAAAATGACCCTGATAATCCAGAATATATACTGACATCCAGAGGCACAGGCTATTTCTTTCAACGAATTACTCAAGCGGAACATGACTAA
- a CDS encoding glycosyltransferase: MGLKRAGHQVTVAANENFESFVRQCDLEFVAIAPNFQELLQSKKGQELIAGEKVQLVSEELFKQQLESGWEACQGTDVIIYTPLTNWAYHIAEKLGVPCFFASVLPATPTGMFPFLRFARTTNNPLKKVINYASYFVAEFLYWQRYRKLINTYRTQILQLPPLPYLGKRFRKKPPANVAKIPALYGFSTNVIPRPKDWASGVYVTGYWFIDLASTYEPPEELVDCLGQKLTPVCFGFGSMTMQRPEYLTYFIVEALKKVRQRGILLSGWGNVGRIVNVKDSLRVFVIDEVPHDWLFPQVSAVVHHGGASTTAAVLRAGIPSVIVPFFADQPIWGEKLMRLGISTAPIPYKKVSEETLAAAIKVVLGDEVMRSKAQELGEKIRKEEGVAIAVEVIHRHLGLIE; the protein is encoded by the coding sequence ATGGGTTTAAAACGTGCGGGGCATCAGGTAACAGTGGCAGCAAACGAAAACTTTGAATCATTCGTGAGGCAGTGTGATTTAGAGTTTGTGGCGATCGCTCCTAATTTCCAAGAACTATTGCAATCAAAAAAAGGTCAGGAATTAATTGCGGGAGAAAAAGTTCAACTGGTGAGCGAAGAGCTATTTAAGCAACAATTAGAGTCGGGCTGGGAAGCTTGCCAAGGAACGGATGTAATCATCTACACCCCGCTTACAAACTGGGCATATCATATTGCAGAAAAATTAGGCGTACCTTGCTTTTTTGCATCAGTTCTGCCAGCGACTCCAACAGGAATGTTCCCATTTTTGAGATTTGCCCGAACAACAAACAATCCACTCAAAAAAGTGATTAACTATGCCAGTTACTTTGTAGCGGAGTTTTTGTACTGGCAGAGATACCGAAAACTAATCAACACATACAGAACCCAAATATTGCAACTGCCTCCCTTGCCGTATCTAGGCAAACGCTTCCGTAAGAAACCCCCGGCTAATGTAGCAAAAATCCCGGCACTGTATGGATTCAGCACGAATGTAATTCCTAGACCAAAGGACTGGGCTAGCGGGGTGTATGTGACAGGATACTGGTTTATTGACCTTGCTTCCACCTATGAGCCGCCGGAAGAACTGGTGGATTGTTTGGGACAAAAGCTAACACCTGTGTGTTTTGGATTCGGCAGTATGACAATGCAACGTCCAGAGTATTTGACGTATTTTATTGTGGAGGCGTTGAAAAAAGTTCGTCAACGCGGCATTTTATTATCAGGCTGGGGGAATGTGGGCAGGATAGTTAATGTTAAAGATTCATTACGCGTGTTTGTGATAGATGAAGTGCCGCATGATTGGCTGTTTCCTCAAGTGTCGGCAGTAGTTCATCATGGAGGAGCAAGTACAACGGCGGCCGTACTAAGAGCAGGGATACCCTCAGTGATAGTACCCTTTTTTGCAGATCAGCCAATTTGGGGTGAAAAACTAATGAGGCTGGGGATAAGTACTGCACCAATACCGTATAAGAAAGTATCAGAAGAGACTTTAGCAGCAGCGATTAAGGTCGTGTTGGGTGATGAAGTGATGCGCTCAAAAGCACAAGAGTTAGGTGAGAAAATTAGGAAAGAAGAGGGTGTAGCTATTGCTGTGGAAGTGATTCACCGACATTTGGGCTTGATTGAGTGA
- a CDS encoding IS5 family transposase, with protein MSRKPYPTDISDTEWDLIKSMIPAERKHKRGKKREIEMREVVNAIFYILRAGCSWRMMPHDLPAWQTVYSYFQRWQRKGIWQKIHSVLRAQLRQLEGRDVEPSAGIIDSQTVKTTEKGGVKGYDAGKKINGRKRHILVDTMGLILMVVVHTASIQDRDGAKLVLDKIQYSFPKLHLIWADAGYAGKLVDWVRYFIGCAIEIVKRSDDTSGFKVLPRRWVVERTLAWLGRYRRLSKDYEYHPQTSETMIYAAMTHLMLRRLARNHSRSTA; from the coding sequence ATGAGTCGAAAACCTTATCCCACAGACATTTCCGATACCGAATGGGATTTGATTAAATCAATGATTCCAGCAGAACGTAAGCACAAACGTGGAAAAAAGCGTGAAATCGAGATGCGGGAAGTGGTAAATGCGATTTTTTACATCTTGCGCGCTGGCTGCTCATGGCGAATGATGCCTCACGATTTACCAGCATGGCAAACTGTATACTCATATTTTCAACGTTGGCAGCGCAAAGGTATATGGCAAAAAATTCATTCAGTTCTGCGAGCGCAACTCAGGCAACTCGAAGGACGAGATGTAGAACCATCCGCAGGAATTATAGACTCACAAACAGTGAAAACAACTGAGAAAGGAGGGGTGAAGGGCTATGATGCCGGAAAAAAGATTAATGGTCGCAAACGCCATATCCTTGTTGATACGATGGGTTTAATTTTGATGGTTGTTGTACATACAGCTTCAATTCAAGACCGTGACGGAGCAAAACTGGTACTAGATAAAATTCAATACTCATTCCCCAAACTGCATTTAATTTGGGCAGATGCTGGATATGCTGGAAAACTAGTTGATTGGGTCAGGTATTTTATTGGCTGTGCAATTGAGATTGTTAAACGCTCTGATGACACTTCAGGCTTTAAAGTATTACCTCGACGTTGGGTTGTGGAACGTACACTTGCATGGTTAGGTCGTTATCGTCGTCTCAGTAAAGATTACGAGTATCATCCCCAAACAAGTGAAACCATGATATACGCCGCTATGACGCATTTAATGTTACGTCGATTAGCCCGTAATCATAGTCGCTCAACCGCTTAA
- a CDS encoding DEAD/DEAH box helicase encodes MFSLRDYQQDLVSKTFATWSNGMRKVLLQLSTGGGKTIIFAAVASKLTAEGSGVLVVAHREELITQSTEKLAAVTKVQPGIIKAGYKPTDSLIQVASIQTLARRQTYPTAKLVIIDEAHHASANSYRRLLDAYPDALILGLTATPRREDGYGLRDIFDHLICSITTKELIALGHLTDYKLIAGFKYSQHKVPQKRDFTKKELEEVASDYKPSEVLKQWKNFCPGNKTVIFAVNVKHSQQIAAVFCADGITCEHLDGETPNNQRKAILDRFRSGQTQVISNCAILTEGFDCPDSSAAVIARPTSSVTLWLQMIGRILRPAPGKESATILDMTDNWFRLGRPCDNRKWSLDPVSCDPDTQGVRCCPHCHHVFKPMAALVRTKEYFNSKTAEFVIQYEADCPNCRKSFKWVLEESSVRENDGVPVIVSSVDIEFKEVPPEVRSILLVPIIQAKKRKFRSPEKKLIFYNSTIRNWFLNCQEVNLRELLYAIELLGCPEEIFDESIEFLAYRVRNAQEWLDVTKFMSSRPDNVKKVIWTRLSHLEKNRLNKMKAEYENETKEWLSEENLSTTAEYLEACQDIEMFSCLWQIYKKPAIKAAIERLSADKRDQINQWIAQLDKASY; translated from the coding sequence ATGTTCAGTCTGCGCGATTACCAACAAGATTTAGTTTCAAAAACCTTTGCCACATGGTCGAATGGAATGAGAAAAGTATTGCTGCAACTAAGCACGGGTGGTGGCAAGACTATTATCTTTGCAGCAGTGGCATCTAAATTGACAGCCGAGGGTTCAGGCGTGTTGGTAGTCGCTCACAGAGAGGAGTTGATTACCCAGTCCACAGAGAAACTGGCGGCGGTGACAAAAGTGCAACCGGGCATCATCAAAGCCGGATACAAACCAACCGATTCGTTAATTCAAGTAGCCAGTATCCAAACTCTTGCTCGCCGTCAAACTTACCCGACTGCCAAGCTTGTCATCATTGATGAAGCGCACCATGCTTCAGCTAATAGTTACCGCAGATTGTTAGATGCTTATCCAGATGCCTTGATTTTGGGACTGACAGCCACACCAAGACGGGAAGATGGTTATGGATTGCGAGATATTTTTGACCACCTGATTTGCTCAATCACGACCAAAGAATTAATTGCCCTGGGACACTTAACAGATTACAAATTAATCGCAGGCTTTAAATATTCCCAGCACAAAGTCCCTCAAAAACGCGACTTCACCAAAAAAGAATTAGAAGAAGTAGCTTCTGACTACAAACCCTCTGAGGTATTAAAGCAGTGGAAAAATTTTTGTCCTGGTAACAAGACAGTTATCTTTGCAGTCAACGTCAAGCACTCTCAACAGATTGCAGCAGTGTTTTGTGCTGATGGCATCACCTGCGAGCATCTGGACGGAGAAACACCAAATAATCAACGTAAAGCAATTTTAGATAGATTTCGTAGCGGTCAAACACAGGTCATTAGCAATTGTGCAATTTTGACAGAGGGATTTGATTGTCCTGACTCTAGTGCGGCGGTGATTGCTCGACCTACTAGCAGTGTGACTCTCTGGCTGCAAATGATTGGCAGAATATTGCGTCCTGCACCGGGAAAAGAATCTGCAACTATCCTAGATATGACGGATAACTGGTTTAGGCTAGGCCGCCCATGTGACAACAGAAAATGGAGTCTAGACCCAGTATCCTGCGACCCAGATACCCAAGGGGTGAGATGCTGTCCCCACTGTCATCATGTCTTCAAACCAATGGCAGCTTTAGTTCGCACCAAAGAATACTTTAATTCTAAGACAGCAGAATTTGTTATCCAATATGAAGCAGATTGTCCTAATTGCCGTAAATCTTTTAAGTGGGTATTAGAAGAATCTTCTGTTAGAGAAAATGATGGAGTACCAGTAATTGTTTCTAGCGTTGATATTGAGTTCAAAGAAGTTCCGCCTGAAGTCCGTTCAATTTTACTTGTGCCAATTATTCAAGCCAAAAAACGCAAGTTTAGAAGCCCAGAAAAAAAGTTAATTTTCTATAATTCTACAATTAGAAACTGGTTTTTAAATTGCCAAGAAGTAAATCTCAGAGAATTACTTTACGCTATTGAGCTACTTGGTTGTCCAGAAGAAATATTTGATGAGAGCATAGAATTTTTAGCCTACCGTGTTCGCAACGCTCAAGAATGGTTAGACGTAACCAAATTTATGTCTAGTCGTCCAGACAATGTGAAGAAAGTTATTTGGACTAGGTTATCTCATCTAGAAAAAAACAGACTTAACAAAATGAAAGCCGAGTATGAAAATGAGACGAAGGAATGGTTGAGTGAAGAAAATCTCTCAACGACAGCAGAGTATTTAGAAGCCTGCCAAGATATAGAAATGTTTTCTTGCTTATGGCAAATATATAAAAAACCAGCTATTAAAGCAGCAATTGAGCGGCTAAGTGCTGATAAACGCGACCAAATCAATCAGTGGATTGCACAACTTGACAAAGCTAGTTACTGA
- a CDS encoding Vgb family protein, protein MNKNIFALPFSVVFGAASAFCLGILPANATLLISNTRGDNVVLFDEQNGQFLGNFITSGSGGLISPDDLNFGLDGNLYVSSGNDPSNSAILRYDGKTGKFIDVFASGGGLSRPYGAAFGPDGLLYVSSFLTDQILRYNGTTGTFIDVFATGNGIPGGLNGPNDLLFGPDGSLYVTTQGSIAVDNQATFPGLPSQVLRFDLATKTSSVFIEQPTPSPDSFGFVSLLGLVVGTDGDLFVSDFANDIRRYSLETGALIDTLSTNYTGTNPSNNFIGNLAFGANNTLYTVGFNFTQNNEGAILRYNGVTGDPLPSLGNSNAIFVPTTDKLSRPIGIAFTTENLTTVPEASTSVSLLSLGVFLSISWLKREQTKRNT, encoded by the coding sequence ATGAATAAAAACATTTTCGCCCTTCCATTTTCTGTAGTCTTTGGTGCTGCTAGTGCCTTTTGCTTAGGAATATTGCCTGCCAATGCCACCCTATTAATTAGTAATACTAGAGGAGATAATGTTGTACTTTTTGACGAACAGAACGGTCAATTCTTAGGAAATTTTATTACATCGGGTAGTGGTGGGCTAATCAGTCCCGATGATTTGAACTTTGGGCTGGATGGCAATCTTTATGTCTCTAGCGGTAATGACCCAAGTAATTCAGCAATCCTTCGCTACGATGGAAAAACTGGTAAGTTCATCGATGTTTTTGCCTCTGGTGGAGGGTTGTCGCGACCCTACGGTGCTGCGTTTGGGCCGGATGGATTGCTTTACGTCAGTAGTTTTCTTACCGACCAAATTCTCCGCTACAACGGCACAACAGGTACATTCATCGATGTTTTTGCAACAGGCAACGGTATACCTGGTGGATTAAATGGGCCAAATGACTTGTTATTTGGGCCGGATGGTAGCTTGTACGTTACTACTCAGGGAAGTATTGCTGTGGATAACCAAGCAACCTTTCCTGGCCTACCAAGTCAGGTATTGCGCTTCGATTTAGCTACGAAGACCTCTAGCGTATTTATCGAGCAGCCAACACCATCACCAGATAGTTTCGGATTCGTGAGTTTACTCGGATTAGTTGTGGGAACAGACGGTGACTTATTTGTTAGCGATTTTGCCAACGATATTAGGCGTTACAGTTTGGAAACGGGAGCTTTAATCGATACTTTATCAACGAATTATACAGGTACTAATCCTAGTAATAATTTCATTGGCAATTTAGCTTTCGGAGCAAATAATACACTTTACACAGTCGGTTTTAATTTCACTCAAAATAATGAAGGGGCGATTCTTCGCTATAACGGAGTGACAGGAGATCCATTACCATCGCTGGGTAATAGTAACGCTATCTTTGTACCTACTACTGATAAATTGTCACGTCCAATCGGTATTGCCTTCACAACGGAAAACTTGACTACCGTTCCTGAAGCAAGTACGTCCGTCAGCTTACTATCTTTAGGAGTGTTTCTCTCAATTTCATGGCTAAAACGAGAGCAGACAAAACGCAATACCTAG